A segment of the Bacteriovorax sp. PP10 genome:
ATTTACCGTCATTTAATTGCTTAGATGTAGCGTAAACTCCACCGGCAAAAATCTTGTCCTCTTTAAAGTAGTTGTCACTACATGACGCCAGGGTCACGAGAGATAAGACGGTTAAAAATAAATTCAAACCTTTCATAGTATTCCTCTTATAAAACAAAAATTGTCACAAACATTATTAGCCACACAATGCCCAGGAAGTGCCAAAACTTTCCGATATTTGATGCTTTTACCGCAGTCATTTTATCGGGAGAACTTAGCGATCCATATAACCACATTAGAAGTCCAAGGCCCGCAACGATGTGAGCAGCATGGATCCATGTGAATGAATAAATGATCGAAGGGAAAATTCCCGACGAAGCATAAATCCCATGGGACTTTAATTGATTCCAGAAAATGAACTGGCTGATCATAAAGCCGGTTCCTAGAATCAAAACAAAAAGCAAGTTGCGCTTATCTACTATTCCCTTCTCGATGTTTTTTTCAAACATGATGAAGATATATGAGCTCAAAGCGATTAAAAAAGTACTGATACCTGGGATTAATAATGACGGTTTACTCATT
Coding sequences within it:
- a CDS encoding cytochrome c oxidase subunit 3 — translated: MALAEARNAMKANEGDKIIGSVAMSVTLVSFGMLFLTLMMAFALYRFTQPVWPPAGMSKPSLLIPGISTFLIALSSYIFIMFEKNIEKGIVDKRNLLFVLILGTGFMISQFIFWNQLKSHGIYASSGIFPSIIYSFTWIHAAHIVAGLGLLMWLYGSLSSPDKMTAVKASNIGKFWHFLGIVWLIMFVTIFVL